The proteins below are encoded in one region of Carassius auratus strain Wakin linkage group LG44F, ASM336829v1, whole genome shotgun sequence:
- the fam210aa gene encoding uncharacterized protein C18orf19 homolog A isoform X3, which produces MRMCVVLNRWDIEESGPYPTVLLFLCWQTVGSRSLFGMQCFVCVRVLRQPAVLLQISPPSCSRPAPMLAPHSCLKRLSSSPRWLSSQRDHPGNPAPVQEDPDPLQDKSIGLIQRFKKTFKQYGKVVIPVHLLTSTVWFGTFYYAAMKGVNLVPFLEYVGFPDKVVKLLENSQSGYALTAYAMYKIATPARYTVTLGGTSLSVKYLRKHGYMSTPPPVKEYLQEKMEETKERISGKMEETKDRISERMEETKDKFTEKLQETKDKVSFRKKKE; this is translated from the exons ATGCGTATGTGTGTG GTGCTGAACCGATGGGATATTGAAG AGTCAGGTCCCTATCCGACTGTGCTCTTGTTTCTCTGCTGGCAGACGGTTGGGAGCAGAAGCTTGTTTGGGATGCAGTGTTTCGTGTGTGTGAGAGTCCTCCGGCAGCCTGCTGTCCTGCTGCAGATCAGTCCTCCGTCCTGCAGCCGCCCCGCACCGATGCTGGCTCCTCACAGCTGCCTGAAACGCCTGAGCTCCAGCCCGCGCTGGCTGAGCTCTCAGAGAGATCATCCGGGAAACCCTGCTCCGGTGCAGGAGGATCCGGACCCTCTGCAGGACAAGTCCATCGGCCTCATTCAGAGATTCAAGAAAACCTTCAAGCAGTACGGCAAAGTCGTGATCCCTGTGCACCTGCTGACCTCTACAGTGTGGTTCGGCACATTTTACTACGCTGCCATGAA AGGAGTGAATTTGGTACCATTTCTGGAGTATGTTGGGTTTCCTGACAAGGTGGTGAAACTCCTGGAGAATTCCCAGAGTGGCTACGCACTGACCGCTTACGCCATGTACAAG ATTGCCACACCTGCGCGCTACACGGTGACTCTCGGAGGAACGTCTCTGTCCGTGAAGTACCTGAGGAAGCACGGGTACATGTCCACCCCTCCACCTGTGAAGGAATACCTGCAGGAGAAGATGGAGGAGACCAAAGAGAGGATCTCTGGCAAGATGGAGGAGACCAAGGATCGTATATCCGAGAGGATGGAGGAAACGAAAGACAAGTTCACAGAAAAACTTCAAGAAACCAAAGACAAAGTGTCTTTCCGAAAGAAAAAGGAATAG
- the fam210aa gene encoding uncharacterized protein C18orf19 homolog A isoform X1, giving the protein MSLCSGSLNDRKDMNKCVLNRWDIEESGPYPTVLLFLCWQTVGSRSLFGMQCFVCVRVLRQPAVLLQISPPSCSRPAPMLAPHSCLKRLSSSPRWLSSQRDHPGNPAPVQEDPDPLQDKSIGLIQRFKKTFKQYGKVVIPVHLLTSTVWFGTFYYAAMKGVNLVPFLEYVGFPDKVVKLLENSQSGYALTAYAMYKIATPARYTVTLGGTSLSVKYLRKHGYMSTPPPVKEYLQEKMEETKERISGKMEETKDRISERMEETKDKFTEKLQETKDKVSFRKKKE; this is encoded by the exons ATGTCGCTCTGCTCGGGGTCTCTGAATGACAGAAAGGACATGAATAAATGC GTGCTGAACCGATGGGATATTGAAG AGTCAGGTCCCTATCCGACTGTGCTCTTGTTTCTCTGCTGGCAGACGGTTGGGAGCAGAAGCTTGTTTGGGATGCAGTGTTTCGTGTGTGTGAGAGTCCTCCGGCAGCCTGCTGTCCTGCTGCAGATCAGTCCTCCGTCCTGCAGCCGCCCCGCACCGATGCTGGCTCCTCACAGCTGCCTGAAACGCCTGAGCTCCAGCCCGCGCTGGCTGAGCTCTCAGAGAGATCATCCGGGAAACCCTGCTCCGGTGCAGGAGGATCCGGACCCTCTGCAGGACAAGTCCATCGGCCTCATTCAGAGATTCAAGAAAACCTTCAAGCAGTACGGCAAAGTCGTGATCCCTGTGCACCTGCTGACCTCTACAGTGTGGTTCGGCACATTTTACTACGCTGCCATGAA AGGAGTGAATTTGGTACCATTTCTGGAGTATGTTGGGTTTCCTGACAAGGTGGTGAAACTCCTGGAGAATTCCCAGAGTGGCTACGCACTGACCGCTTACGCCATGTACAAG ATTGCCACACCTGCGCGCTACACGGTGACTCTCGGAGGAACGTCTCTGTCCGTGAAGTACCTGAGGAAGCACGGGTACATGTCCACCCCTCCACCTGTGAAGGAATACCTGCAGGAGAAGATGGAGGAGACCAAAGAGAGGATCTCTGGCAAGATGGAGGAGACCAAGGATCGTATATCCGAGAGGATGGAGGAAACGAAAGACAAGTTCACAGAAAAACTTCAAGAAACCAAAGACAAAGTGTCTTTCCGAAAGAAAAAGGAATAG
- the fam210aa gene encoding uncharacterized protein C18orf19 homolog A isoform X2: MSLCSGSLNDRKDMNKCSGPYPTVLLFLCWQTVGSRSLFGMQCFVCVRVLRQPAVLLQISPPSCSRPAPMLAPHSCLKRLSSSPRWLSSQRDHPGNPAPVQEDPDPLQDKSIGLIQRFKKTFKQYGKVVIPVHLLTSTVWFGTFYYAAMKGVNLVPFLEYVGFPDKVVKLLENSQSGYALTAYAMYKIATPARYTVTLGGTSLSVKYLRKHGYMSTPPPVKEYLQEKMEETKERISGKMEETKDRISERMEETKDKFTEKLQETKDKVSFRKKKE; encoded by the exons ATGTCGCTCTGCTCGGGGTCTCTGAATGACAGAAAGGACATGAATAAATGC TCAGGTCCCTATCCGACTGTGCTCTTGTTTCTCTGCTGGCAGACGGTTGGGAGCAGAAGCTTGTTTGGGATGCAGTGTTTCGTGTGTGTGAGAGTCCTCCGGCAGCCTGCTGTCCTGCTGCAGATCAGTCCTCCGTCCTGCAGCCGCCCCGCACCGATGCTGGCTCCTCACAGCTGCCTGAAACGCCTGAGCTCCAGCCCGCGCTGGCTGAGCTCTCAGAGAGATCATCCGGGAAACCCTGCTCCGGTGCAGGAGGATCCGGACCCTCTGCAGGACAAGTCCATCGGCCTCATTCAGAGATTCAAGAAAACCTTCAAGCAGTACGGCAAAGTCGTGATCCCTGTGCACCTGCTGACCTCTACAGTGTGGTTCGGCACATTTTACTACGCTGCCATGAA AGGAGTGAATTTGGTACCATTTCTGGAGTATGTTGGGTTTCCTGACAAGGTGGTGAAACTCCTGGAGAATTCCCAGAGTGGCTACGCACTGACCGCTTACGCCATGTACAAG ATTGCCACACCTGCGCGCTACACGGTGACTCTCGGAGGAACGTCTCTGTCCGTGAAGTACCTGAGGAAGCACGGGTACATGTCCACCCCTCCACCTGTGAAGGAATACCTGCAGGAGAAGATGGAGGAGACCAAAGAGAGGATCTCTGGCAAGATGGAGGAGACCAAGGATCGTATATCCGAGAGGATGGAGGAAACGAAAGACAAGTTCACAGAAAAACTTCAAGAAACCAAAGACAAAGTGTCTTTCCGAAAGAAAAAGGAATAG
- the fam210aa gene encoding uncharacterized protein C18orf19 homolog A isoform X4, with product MRMCVSGPYPTVLLFLCWQTVGSRSLFGMQCFVCVRVLRQPAVLLQISPPSCSRPAPMLAPHSCLKRLSSSPRWLSSQRDHPGNPAPVQEDPDPLQDKSIGLIQRFKKTFKQYGKVVIPVHLLTSTVWFGTFYYAAMKGVNLVPFLEYVGFPDKVVKLLENSQSGYALTAYAMYKIATPARYTVTLGGTSLSVKYLRKHGYMSTPPPVKEYLQEKMEETKERISGKMEETKDRISERMEETKDKFTEKLQETKDKVSFRKKKE from the exons ATGCGTATGTGTGTG TCAGGTCCCTATCCGACTGTGCTCTTGTTTCTCTGCTGGCAGACGGTTGGGAGCAGAAGCTTGTTTGGGATGCAGTGTTTCGTGTGTGTGAGAGTCCTCCGGCAGCCTGCTGTCCTGCTGCAGATCAGTCCTCCGTCCTGCAGCCGCCCCGCACCGATGCTGGCTCCTCACAGCTGCCTGAAACGCCTGAGCTCCAGCCCGCGCTGGCTGAGCTCTCAGAGAGATCATCCGGGAAACCCTGCTCCGGTGCAGGAGGATCCGGACCCTCTGCAGGACAAGTCCATCGGCCTCATTCAGAGATTCAAGAAAACCTTCAAGCAGTACGGCAAAGTCGTGATCCCTGTGCACCTGCTGACCTCTACAGTGTGGTTCGGCACATTTTACTACGCTGCCATGAA AGGAGTGAATTTGGTACCATTTCTGGAGTATGTTGGGTTTCCTGACAAGGTGGTGAAACTCCTGGAGAATTCCCAGAGTGGCTACGCACTGACCGCTTACGCCATGTACAAG ATTGCCACACCTGCGCGCTACACGGTGACTCTCGGAGGAACGTCTCTGTCCGTGAAGTACCTGAGGAAGCACGGGTACATGTCCACCCCTCCACCTGTGAAGGAATACCTGCAGGAGAAGATGGAGGAGACCAAAGAGAGGATCTCTGGCAAGATGGAGGAGACCAAGGATCGTATATCCGAGAGGATGGAGGAAACGAAAGACAAGTTCACAGAAAAACTTCAAGAAACCAAAGACAAAGTGTCTTTCCGAAAGAAAAAGGAATAG
- the fam210aa gene encoding uncharacterized protein C18orf19 homolog A isoform X5: protein MQCFVCVRVLRQPAVLLQISPPSCSRPAPMLAPHSCLKRLSSSPRWLSSQRDHPGNPAPVQEDPDPLQDKSIGLIQRFKKTFKQYGKVVIPVHLLTSTVWFGTFYYAAMKGVNLVPFLEYVGFPDKVVKLLENSQSGYALTAYAMYKIATPARYTVTLGGTSLSVKYLRKHGYMSTPPPVKEYLQEKMEETKERISGKMEETKDRISERMEETKDKFTEKLQETKDKVSFRKKKE from the exons ATGCAGTGTTTCGTGTGTGTGAGAGTCCTCCGGCAGCCTGCTGTCCTGCTGCAGATCAGTCCTCCGTCCTGCAGCCGCCCCGCACCGATGCTGGCTCCTCACAGCTGCCTGAAACGCCTGAGCTCCAGCCCGCGCTGGCTGAGCTCTCAGAGAGATCATCCGGGAAACCCTGCTCCGGTGCAGGAGGATCCGGACCCTCTGCAGGACAAGTCCATCGGCCTCATTCAGAGATTCAAGAAAACCTTCAAGCAGTACGGCAAAGTCGTGATCCCTGTGCACCTGCTGACCTCTACAGTGTGGTTCGGCACATTTTACTACGCTGCCATGAA AGGAGTGAATTTGGTACCATTTCTGGAGTATGTTGGGTTTCCTGACAAGGTGGTGAAACTCCTGGAGAATTCCCAGAGTGGCTACGCACTGACCGCTTACGCCATGTACAAG ATTGCCACACCTGCGCGCTACACGGTGACTCTCGGAGGAACGTCTCTGTCCGTGAAGTACCTGAGGAAGCACGGGTACATGTCCACCCCTCCACCTGTGAAGGAATACCTGCAGGAGAAGATGGAGGAGACCAAAGAGAGGATCTCTGGCAAGATGGAGGAGACCAAGGATCGTATATCCGAGAGGATGGAGGAAACGAAAGACAAGTTCACAGAAAAACTTCAAGAAACCAAAGACAAAGTGTCTTTCCGAAAGAAAAAGGAATAG
- the LOC113068289 gene encoding mRNA cap guanine-N7 methyltransferase gives MAQNSSLFEADRKCAAQESTGPASQTSSSSSSSLKRQWDGEDEEHSPRKKQVTEESLHSQKVATHYNKLEERGLAERNKSRIVHMRNFNNWLKSVLIAEILDKVRQRRREVTVLDLGCGKGGDLLKWKKGRIDKLVCADIAAVSIEQCQQRYNDVRRRGHPNDRTFSAEFITADCSRELLSEKLRDPELRFDVCSCQFVCHYSFESEQQADTMLRNACERLRPGGFFIGTTPDAYELVKRLEASDSDSFGNEVFRVSFQKKGDYPLFGCQYDFSLEGVVNVPEFLVYFPLFEEMAKKYNMRLVYKKTFKEFFEEKVKEEKNKVLMQWMQGLEQYPPDERSQLASDSPGEYDHAKRIAASPAARRPLGTLSKSEWEATSIYLVYVFEKMA, from the exons ATGGCGCAGAACTCGA GTTTGTTTGAAGCGGACCGGAAGTGTGCTGCCCAGGAGAGCACAGGACCAGCTTCCCAgacttcatcctcctcatcctcatccctcaAGAGACAGTGGGACGGAGAGGATGAAGAACACTCTCCCAGGAAGAAGCAG gtCACCGAGGAATCGTTACACAGTCAGAAAGTGGCCACACATTACAACAAGCTCGAGGAGCGTGGTCTGGCAGAGCGCAATAAAAGCAGGATAGTGCATATGCGCAACTTCAACAACTGGTTAAAGAGTGTGCTTATAG CGGAGATCTTGGACAAGGTGAGGCAGAGACGCAGAGAGGTGACCGTGCTGGATCTCGGCTGTGGAAAAGGAGGAGATCTTCTCAAATGGAAGAAAGGACGGATTGATAAACTGGTGTGTGCAG ATATCGCTGCGGTGTCCATCGAGCAGTGTCAGCAGCGCTATAATGATGTGAGACGGAGGGGTCACCCGAACGACCGCACCTTCTCAGCAGAGTTCATCACCGCAGACTGCAGCAGG gaGCTGCTGTCCGAGAAGCTGCGGGACCCTGAGCTGCGGTTTGACGTGTGCAGCTGTCAGTTTGTGTGTCATTATTCGTTCGAGAGCGAGCAGCAGGCTGACACCATGCTGAGAAACGCCTGTGAGAGACTGCGGCCGGGAGGATTCTTCATCGGGACCACTCCAGATGCTTATGAGCTGGT GAAGCGTTTGGAGGCGTCGGACTCCGACAGTTTTGGAAATGAAGTGTTCAGGGTGAGCTTCCAGAAGAAGGGAGACTACCCTCTGTTCGGCTGTCAGTATGACTTCAGTCTGGAGGGTGTGGTGAACGTCCCGGAGTTTCTGGTGTATTTCCCGCTGTTTGAGGA AATGGCGAAAAAGTACAACATGCGTCTGGTTTACAAGAAAACCTTCAAAGAGTTCTTTGAGGAGAAGGTTAAAGAAGAGAAGAATAAGGTTCTGATGCAGTGGATGCAGGGGCTGGAG CAATACCCTCCGGACGAGAGGAGCCAGCTAGCGTCGGACAGTCCGGGCGAGTACGACCACGCCAAGAGAATCGCTGCCAGTCCTGCCGCCAGACGTCCACTG GGGACCTTGAGCAAGTCTGAGTGGGAGGCTACAA GCATATATCTGGTGTATGTGTTTGAGAAGATGGCCTGA